The Amycolatopsis mongoliensis genome includes a window with the following:
- a CDS encoding helix-turn-helix domain-containing protein, with amino-acid sequence MGRPEKPVNTSGGIATQFARELRELRARAGNPTYREMARSAMFSSSVLSSAASGNRMPSLQVTLAFVAACGGDDEAWRRHWHAATSGYTEPPFGGRRRRPTLFQRRGTPPHPAQLPQRPRGFTGRTAELAWLRSPCDTPLVISGPAGVGKSDLALHYAHSIAAETDGQLYADLGGLRHGGGAPPGPATADLLDGFLRALGVEDDQLSGTFDHRAGLYRTLLAERRLVVVLDNVQDEQQVRPLLAETTTSTTLLVSRKRLLGLRDVHRLQLSPLPRGDSIAMITAALPHVAVSAGPDCDQLAELCGDLPLALDLALRKIASRPRLTLRRVVEEWRLKGNTVDWLSVGDLSLRDSLDSAYRTLSPPARELLERLAQTPPGGFDGVSAALDELVEEIADAGLLTHADPYLDDHGMPPPVRDFVLGIVEAGGHDLPALAGPVSA; translated from the coding sequence ATGGGCAGACCAGAAAAGCCCGTCAACACGTCCGGTGGCATCGCCACCCAGTTCGCCCGGGAATTGCGCGAACTGCGCGCGCGGGCCGGCAACCCGACCTACCGGGAAATGGCCCGGTCGGCGATGTTCTCGTCGTCGGTGCTCTCCAGTGCGGCGAGTGGCAACCGGATGCCCTCGCTGCAGGTGACGCTCGCGTTCGTCGCCGCGTGCGGCGGCGACGACGAGGCGTGGCGCCGGCACTGGCACGCCGCGACGAGCGGCTATACGGAGCCTCCGTTCGGGGGGCGCAGGAGAAGACCGACGTTGTTCCAGCGGCGCGGTACCCCGCCGCACCCGGCGCAGCTACCGCAGCGGCCCCGGGGATTCACCGGCCGGACGGCCGAACTGGCGTGGCTGCGGTCCCCGTGTGACACGCCCCTGGTGATCAGCGGCCCGGCCGGCGTCGGGAAGAGCGACCTCGCGCTGCACTACGCGCATTCGATCGCCGCGGAGACCGACGGGCAGCTCTACGCCGACCTCGGCGGCCTGCGCCACGGCGGCGGCGCTCCACCCGGCCCGGCGACGGCCGACCTCCTCGACGGGTTCCTGCGCGCGCTCGGCGTCGAGGACGACCAGCTCTCCGGTACCTTCGACCACCGGGCCGGGCTGTACCGCACGCTGCTGGCCGAACGCCGGCTCGTCGTCGTGCTGGACAACGTCCAGGACGAACAGCAGGTGCGCCCGCTGCTCGCCGAAACCACCACGAGCACGACGCTGCTGGTCAGCCGCAAACGGCTGCTGGGCCTGCGCGACGTCCACCGGCTGCAGCTGAGCCCGCTGCCGCGCGGCGACTCGATCGCGATGATCACCGCGGCGCTCCCGCACGTCGCCGTCTCCGCCGGCCCCGACTGCGACCAGCTCGCCGAGCTGTGCGGCGACCTGCCGCTCGCGCTCGACCTGGCCCTGCGCAAGATCGCCTCGCGGCCGCGGCTGACGCTGCGGCGCGTCGTCGAAGAGTGGCGCCTCAAAGGCAACACCGTGGACTGGCTGAGCGTCGGGGACCTTTCCCTGCGCGACTCCCTGGACTCCGCCTACCGCACGCTCAGCCCGCCCGCGCGGGAGCTGCTGGAGCGGCTGGCGCAGACTCCGCCCGGCGGGTTCGACGGGGTGTCCGCGGCGCTGGACGAGCTCGTCGAGGAAATCGCCGACGCCGGCCTGCTCACGCACGCCGATCCGTACCTCGACGACCACGGCATGCCGCCGCCCGTGCGCGACTTCGTCCTCGGCATCGTCGAGGCCGGTGGACACGACCTCCCGGCCCTCGCCGGGCCCGTGTCCGCCTAG
- a CDS encoding TetR/AcrR family transcriptional regulator encodes MSEAEMREPRADAIRNRDQLLAVATRMFVSADEPSMRAIAREAGVGIATLYRHFPTRESLVDAVYRDQVGRLTTGARELLDRLPPAAAMRHWMDLFGDWIATKNGMLDTLLTMIDAGEIAHAQTRTELLAAITTILDAGRAAGDLRSDVTAEDIAASLIGIFTVAPRPEQEAKAGRLLNLLMDGLRPPG; translated from the coding sequence TTGAGCGAGGCGGAGATGCGGGAACCACGGGCGGACGCGATCCGCAACCGCGACCAGCTGCTGGCGGTGGCGACCCGCATGTTCGTGTCGGCTGACGAGCCGTCGATGCGCGCGATCGCCCGCGAGGCCGGCGTCGGCATCGCCACGCTCTACCGGCACTTCCCGACCCGGGAGTCGCTGGTCGACGCGGTCTACCGCGACCAGGTCGGGCGGCTGACGACCGGCGCCCGCGAACTGCTCGACCGGCTGCCCCCGGCGGCCGCGATGCGGCACTGGATGGACTTGTTCGGGGACTGGATCGCGACCAAGAACGGCATGCTCGACACGCTGCTCACGATGATCGACGCAGGCGAGATCGCCCACGCACAGACCCGGACCGAGCTACTGGCGGCCATCACCACCATTCTCGACGCCGGCCGCGCGGCAGGCGACCTGCGCTCTGACGTCACTGCCGAAGACATCGCCGCGTCCCTCATCGGCATCTTCACCGTGGCCCCCCGGCCCGAGCAGGAAGCCAAGGCCGGCCGCCTGCTGAACCTCCTGATGGACGGCCTCCGGCCGCCCGGCTGA
- a CDS encoding intradiol ring-cleavage dioxygenase has product MENPHPAYEGRPLPRPRDEVVDQGLGFDVQTLLDRRRALRFLGLGAAGAVLTACGSGSSSSSSVATSSSTSTASGEIPDETAGPYPGDGSNGPDVLEQSGVVRSDIRSSFGTGSGTAEGVPMTLELVVADLAKGGAPFAGVAVYVWHCDRAGRYSLYSDGIENENYLRGVQIADADGRVSYTSVFPACYDGRWPHIHFEVYPDQAGITDATQAIATSQVALPQNVCEAVYARSGYEQSVANLEKVSLSNDNVFGDDSGALQLATVTGDVTSGYQVTLNVGVNTTTKPSGGAPAGGQPPSR; this is encoded by the coding sequence ATGGAAAACCCGCATCCGGCCTACGAAGGCCGCCCGCTGCCCCGGCCGCGGGACGAGGTCGTCGACCAAGGTCTCGGCTTCGACGTCCAGACGCTGCTCGACCGCCGCCGGGCGCTGCGGTTCCTCGGTCTCGGCGCGGCCGGCGCCGTGCTGACCGCGTGCGGCAGCGGCTCCAGTAGTTCTTCGAGTGTCGCGACGTCGTCGTCGACTTCGACCGCGTCCGGCGAAATCCCGGACGAGACGGCGGGACCGTACCCGGGCGACGGCTCCAACGGACCGGACGTGCTCGAGCAGAGCGGCGTCGTGCGCAGTGACATCCGGTCCAGTTTCGGCACCGGCAGCGGCACCGCCGAAGGCGTGCCCATGACCTTGGAACTGGTGGTGGCGGATCTGGCCAAGGGCGGCGCACCGTTCGCCGGCGTGGCCGTGTACGTCTGGCACTGCGACCGCGCCGGGCGGTACTCCCTTTATTCGGACGGGATCGAAAACGAGAACTACCTGCGCGGCGTCCAGATCGCCGACGCCGACGGCCGGGTGAGCTACACGAGCGTCTTCCCCGCCTGTTACGACGGCCGTTGGCCGCACATCCACTTCGAGGTGTACCCCGACCAGGCCGGCATCACCGACGCCACCCAGGCGATCGCCACGTCGCAGGTCGCGTTGCCGCAGAACGTGTGCGAAGCGGTCTACGCCCGGTCCGGCTACGAGCAGTCGGTAGCGAACCTCGAGAAGGTGAGCCTGAGCAACGACAACGTGTTCGGCGACGACAGCGGCGCGTTGCAGCTCGCCACGGTGACGGGAGACGTCACGAGCGGGTACCAGGTGACGCTGAACGTCGGAGTGAACACGACAACCAAACCCTCGGGCGGCGCGCCGGCGGGTGGGCAGCCACCGTCCCGGTGA
- a CDS encoding NADP-dependent oxidoreductase — translation MQHQRDQHSTARSRAVQLDAFGGPGVLNIREIPAPQAGPGQVRVRVTAAGLNPMDWIMTADAETAARFGLSLPAGFGTDYAGVVDQVGAGVTGFAPGDRVFGGALSRAVADFVVVDPAGAVAANEAHHTPDGVDDRTAATLAIAGRTASAALAAVAPGPDDTVLIGGAGGGVGVFAVQLARLAGARVIGTGSAASAEFLRGLGAEPVAYGDGLAERVRALAPGGVTAAIDLHGTETLHVARELGVPDSRICTIAAQVDGVSAANGANAAPGALEEIARLVAAGRLRVPVAASFPIEQIRRAAELQAGRHVHGKVVIDL, via the coding sequence ATGCAGCACCAGCGTGACCAGCATTCGACGGCCAGGAGCAGGGCGGTCCAGCTCGACGCGTTCGGCGGTCCCGGAGTCCTGAACATCCGCGAGATTCCCGCTCCGCAGGCCGGTCCGGGACAGGTCCGGGTGCGGGTCACCGCGGCCGGTCTCAACCCGATGGACTGGATCATGACCGCCGACGCCGAGACCGCCGCCCGGTTCGGGTTGAGCCTCCCGGCCGGGTTCGGGACCGACTACGCGGGAGTGGTCGACCAGGTCGGTGCCGGGGTGACCGGCTTCGCACCCGGCGACCGGGTGTTCGGGGGCGCCCTGTCCCGCGCGGTCGCCGACTTCGTGGTGGTCGACCCGGCCGGGGCGGTCGCGGCGAACGAGGCCCACCACACCCCCGACGGCGTCGACGACCGCACCGCCGCCACCCTCGCGATCGCCGGCCGCACGGCATCGGCTGCCCTCGCCGCGGTGGCCCCCGGCCCGGACGACACCGTCCTGATCGGCGGCGCCGGGGGCGGGGTGGGGGTGTTCGCCGTCCAGCTGGCCCGGCTCGCGGGAGCGCGGGTGATCGGGACGGGATCGGCGGCATCGGCCGAGTTCCTGCGTGGTCTCGGAGCCGAGCCGGTCGCTTACGGCGACGGCTTGGCCGAGCGGGTCCGGGCCCTCGCTCCCGGCGGTGTCACCGCCGCCATCGACCTGCACGGGACGGAGACGCTCCACGTCGCGAGGGAGCTCGGCGTGCCGGACAGCCGCATCTGCACCATCGCCGCGCAAGTCGACGGCGTATCGGCGGCCAACGGCGCGAACGCCGCCCCCGGCGCCCTGGAGGAGATCGCCCGCCTGGTCGCGGCGGGCCGGCTCCGGGTGCCGGTCGCGGCGAGCTTCCCGATCGAGCAGATCCGCCGCGCGGCCGAGTTGCAGGCCGGCCGGCACGTGCACGGCAAGGTCGTCATCGACCTCTAG
- a CDS encoding PA14 domain-containing protein, whose protein sequence is MLRLSRPVHLVRWVRALVLALTMTLLVGSTEAIAAPPRLAEAPKPIDPRDVGLLPSPQPAPIAPQAPSKADFAAQSRLDGGAGTHFDPQRSTPVSRSMFTTEYVNPDGTHSVRQSNQPLNVQDEKGQWQPVQTTLETDPATKRADADNHPLSPSLATKANDAAVLQVESGGHTAGLALDQAAPTAAAVKGDSVTYPEVAAGTDLDYEVTPGAVKETIKLKRPPADGRSSWKFKLTTGDLTPKLEKNGAVTLADQAGAAKIVLPPIETWDSAGNGETAPAMTGGTYTLDKAGAAWWLTVAVDPNWLRDPKRVYPVSVDPTFTYGVTESHSYRSDGTGCDACGLRIGNSQANGDTYNRSVFHMDYSPLFGKTVVGARMDLTRNTSVVGSLKTWNANLYHASAFNFNGVGGYMTSALVGDVGSFVGEGMTGFIRDRVNARDGSVFFMMIGAENAGTWTYKNLNATLTVDTGSPAPAATLVAPADGTVSTSLTPTLSVNPVTDPDGEAVKYCFRIATGADAKSGVVVESGCLTTPTWTVPAGILQDGVAYTWQAMTYSGATTITPTWIGHLKIDQRIGDHGPSPVDDAGPVSVNLANGNVTTSQSLPTFTTVAGNAGLTLTYNSQQAENKGLKASYFVDLSHNGIINDAQQPVLVRPEPQVNVDWGTDSPFAPALPADWFVARWEGFFQAPVAGTYQFAGVHDDGGTVWINGAKVYEVNSASDLNWTQTTGVSLTAGQRVPIKVENAEATGAAKMRLFVRTSDSTTVAPQIVPADWLFTSDLPVLPQGWTLSADLDGEGSSYTEAKVTDQNVVLTDATGAKHTWTKKSVGGYAPPADEDGVLGVDAGGKVTLTDSGDVFVFRADGKLESQSSSADARKPAALQYIYDGVPSRLREIKDPVSQRSQVLHYNRAGDDCYGGATPPSGAQALPPSQMLCRISYWDDTETRLWYVGGNQFGRIEDPGSEITDYGYNAQGLLTGMRDSVANDWIAADPGNRKASEGDLTHTVGYDTTAKPKATSVVSAVPALGQARPSRAYRYDPANRQTFTDIAGLNPAAGFFSKVTYDDADRTTSTTDAAGRTTSQEWSPKDLALSTTDPAGRKSTTVYDYADRPVDSYGPAPASCFSGQLPSGSCPGGMSHGHSGYDEGINGLAVSWFGNDQLSGLPKTYSTGLGTADGTFVKNWNTDAPNAAVPADHFGLRASGDIVFPAAGDYTLRVLADDGVRVWVDDQIVIDDWRNTTPAWRQGVVHSDSAGQAKRIRVDYYEFDLTAQLELHWTTPTGVQQPVPGTQLKPRYGLKTSTTASESGGVSDKNAVTRFGENGLDPAYGLATSGQAAPSGANITGAVSYEPPGTGYLRKTAKTKATGAKTGYSYYGDTESRVNPCAPGTAALNQGGLPKLTTSPAPASGPARVDEQVYDASGRVVAESTGGAWTCTVYDARDRPLRETVPASADAPARTVTHDYAVGGDPLTSSISDENGTVTTTVDLLGRVVAYTDVNGVRTTTAYDQAGRTLSSTLTPPSTADAARTISFGYDDAGRVTTEKLDGVVLATVGFDGAGELSSVTYGNGTALTSITKDNAARLLALGWRTADGKDVVSQVTRTAAGTVTDESLGGVDARPDGSNYGYDTAGRLTEAYVTGHHYTYDFTSPASATCPTGTQADAGLNTNRMRLLDQTAAGTAETRYCYDAADRLLATEGATVLSEFAYDTDGNTTSWKAVDGTTTALRWDGSDRNIGVSTRGPVPALVADVSYTRDATNRITRRDPRDCDNNTVVRYGFTGDGDTPDLTLSADSRLTSVSLSLPGGVHFTAMGASASSYDHPSVRGDLVMTTDASGHRVGELRTFDPFGQPLRSNGAVDSQNVPDNSPGSLDYGWLGQYQRGYEHAGGLSIVQMGARPYSPLLGRFLSVDPVDGGSANDYDYTAGDPVNAMDLDGNSWFSSIVSAVTKVAEVVSWVPGPIGAVASGVAAVGNVIQGNWAAAAQFAASALTAGATKYIAAGVAAVGFAAKIGFKAAKIVRTAAASKGMAGGIRAWRVTSRIAGRVWVGRGATRVGPGGKFLLSKNKLRQYRPPSYKKKLGKYQSNFQWRATDKGKWKNNYHVDHRRWW, encoded by the coding sequence GTGCTGCGGTTGTCGCGTCCTGTCCATCTGGTCCGCTGGGTCAGAGCACTCGTGCTCGCCCTGACGATGACTCTGCTCGTCGGCAGCACCGAAGCGATCGCGGCCCCGCCGCGGCTGGCCGAAGCGCCGAAGCCGATCGACCCGCGCGACGTCGGGTTGCTGCCCTCACCGCAGCCTGCGCCCATCGCGCCGCAGGCGCCGTCGAAGGCGGATTTCGCTGCCCAGAGCCGTCTGGACGGGGGAGCGGGCACGCATTTCGACCCGCAGCGGTCGACGCCGGTGTCGCGGTCGATGTTCACCACCGAGTACGTCAATCCGGACGGCACGCATTCGGTGCGGCAGTCGAACCAGCCGCTGAACGTGCAGGACGAGAAGGGTCAGTGGCAGCCGGTCCAGACCACCCTGGAGACCGACCCGGCGACCAAGCGCGCCGACGCCGACAACCACCCGCTGAGCCCGTCCCTGGCCACCAAGGCCAACGACGCGGCGGTGCTGCAGGTCGAGTCCGGCGGCCACACCGCCGGACTGGCCCTCGACCAGGCCGCTCCGACAGCGGCCGCGGTGAAGGGTGATTCGGTCACCTACCCTGAGGTCGCCGCCGGCACGGACCTGGACTACGAGGTCACGCCGGGTGCGGTGAAGGAGACGATCAAGCTCAAGCGCCCGCCGGCCGACGGCCGCTCGTCGTGGAAGTTCAAGCTCACCACCGGTGACCTGACGCCGAAGCTGGAAAAGAACGGCGCGGTCACCCTGGCCGACCAGGCGGGTGCGGCGAAGATCGTGCTGCCGCCGATCGAGACCTGGGACTCCGCGGGCAACGGCGAGACCGCGCCGGCGATGACCGGCGGCACCTACACCCTGGACAAAGCCGGCGCGGCCTGGTGGCTGACCGTCGCGGTCGACCCGAACTGGCTGCGCGACCCCAAGCGCGTCTACCCGGTGTCCGTCGACCCGACCTTCACCTACGGCGTCACCGAGTCGCACTCCTACCGCTCCGACGGCACCGGCTGTGACGCGTGCGGGCTGCGGATCGGCAACAGCCAGGCCAATGGTGACACTTACAACCGCAGCGTCTTCCACATGGACTACTCGCCGCTGTTCGGCAAGACCGTCGTCGGCGCGCGCATGGACCTGACCCGCAATACCAGCGTCGTCGGCTCGCTCAAGACCTGGAACGCGAACCTATACCACGCGTCGGCGTTCAACTTCAACGGTGTCGGCGGCTACATGACCAGCGCGCTGGTCGGTGACGTCGGTAGCTTCGTCGGCGAAGGCATGACCGGGTTCATCCGCGACCGGGTCAATGCCCGCGACGGTTCGGTGTTCTTCATGATGATCGGCGCGGAGAACGCCGGCACGTGGACGTACAAGAACCTCAACGCCACCCTGACCGTCGACACCGGCTCCCCGGCCCCGGCCGCGACCCTGGTCGCCCCAGCGGACGGCACGGTGTCGACGTCGCTGACCCCGACGCTGTCGGTCAACCCGGTCACCGACCCGGACGGCGAGGCCGTCAAGTACTGCTTCCGCATCGCCACCGGCGCCGACGCCAAGTCCGGTGTCGTGGTCGAGTCCGGCTGCCTGACCACGCCGACCTGGACGGTTCCGGCAGGGATCTTGCAGGACGGCGTCGCCTACACCTGGCAGGCGATGACCTACAGCGGCGCCACGACGATCACCCCGACGTGGATCGGCCACCTCAAGATCGACCAGCGGATCGGTGACCACGGCCCCTCGCCCGTGGACGACGCCGGGCCGGTGAGTGTGAACCTCGCCAACGGCAACGTGACGACGTCGCAGTCCTTGCCCACGTTCACCACGGTGGCCGGGAACGCGGGTCTGACCCTGACGTACAACTCGCAGCAGGCGGAGAACAAGGGCCTCAAGGCGTCGTATTTCGTCGACCTGTCGCACAACGGGATCATCAATGACGCGCAGCAGCCGGTGCTGGTGCGGCCCGAGCCGCAGGTCAACGTCGACTGGGGCACCGACTCGCCGTTCGCCCCCGCCCTGCCCGCGGACTGGTTCGTCGCCCGCTGGGAGGGGTTCTTCCAGGCCCCGGTCGCCGGGACCTATCAGTTCGCCGGGGTGCATGACGACGGCGGCACCGTGTGGATCAACGGCGCCAAGGTCTACGAGGTCAACAGCGCGAGCGATCTGAACTGGACCCAGACGACCGGTGTCTCGCTGACCGCGGGGCAGCGGGTGCCGATCAAGGTGGAGAACGCCGAAGCGACCGGTGCGGCGAAGATGCGGTTGTTCGTCCGCACCTCCGACAGCACCACTGTCGCCCCGCAGATCGTCCCGGCCGACTGGCTGTTCACCTCGGACCTGCCGGTGCTGCCGCAGGGCTGGACGCTCTCGGCCGACCTGGACGGTGAGGGCTCGAGCTACACCGAGGCCAAGGTCACCGACCAGAACGTCGTCCTGACCGACGCCACCGGTGCGAAGCACACCTGGACGAAGAAGAGCGTTGGTGGCTACGCACCGCCGGCCGACGAGGACGGCGTGCTCGGTGTCGATGCCGGCGGCAAGGTCACGTTGACGGACAGCGGTGACGTGTTCGTCTTCCGTGCCGACGGCAAGCTGGAGAGCCAGTCGTCGAGTGCCGACGCACGCAAGCCCGCTGCGTTGCAGTACATCTACGACGGTGTGCCTTCTCGGCTGCGGGAGATCAAGGACCCCGTTTCCCAGCGCTCGCAGGTGCTCCACTACAACCGCGCAGGCGACGACTGCTACGGCGGAGCCACGCCGCCGAGCGGGGCGCAGGCTTTGCCACCCTCGCAGATGCTCTGCCGGATCAGCTACTGGGACGACACCGAAACGCGCCTTTGGTACGTCGGGGGGAACCAGTTCGGCCGGATCGAGGACCCGGGCTCGGAGATCACGGACTACGGCTACAACGCGCAGGGTCTGCTGACGGGCATGCGGGACAGCGTCGCCAACGACTGGATCGCCGCAGATCCCGGGAACCGCAAAGCCAGCGAAGGCGACCTGACTCACACAGTCGGTTACGACACCACCGCCAAGCCGAAGGCCACCTCGGTCGTCTCCGCCGTTCCGGCCCTCGGGCAGGCCAGGCCGAGCCGCGCCTATCGCTACGACCCCGCCAACCGCCAGACGTTCACCGACATCGCCGGCCTGAACCCGGCGGCCGGGTTCTTCTCGAAGGTCACCTACGACGACGCTGACCGCACTACGTCGACCACGGACGCCGCAGGCCGGACCACTTCCCAGGAATGGTCCCCGAAGGACCTCGCTCTCTCGACCACCGACCCGGCCGGGCGCAAGTCGACGACGGTCTACGACTACGCGGACCGCCCGGTCGACTCGTACGGACCGGCGCCAGCGTCGTGCTTCTCCGGGCAGCTGCCCAGTGGTTCGTGCCCCGGCGGGATGTCACACGGCCACAGCGGCTACGACGAGGGCATCAACGGACTGGCTGTTTCGTGGTTCGGCAACGATCAGCTTTCAGGCCTGCCGAAGACCTACAGCACAGGCCTCGGCACCGCGGACGGGACGTTCGTCAAGAACTGGAACACCGACGCCCCGAACGCTGCTGTTCCCGCCGATCACTTCGGTCTCCGGGCGAGCGGTGACATCGTCTTCCCGGCCGCCGGCGACTACACCCTCCGCGTGCTCGCCGACGATGGTGTCCGGGTCTGGGTCGACGACCAGATCGTCATCGACGACTGGCGCAACACCACTCCGGCCTGGCGCCAGGGCGTAGTCCACAGCGACAGCGCGGGGCAGGCGAAACGCATCCGCGTCGACTACTACGAGTTCGACCTGACAGCGCAATTAGAGCTGCATTGGACCACGCCCACCGGCGTGCAACAGCCCGTTCCCGGCACCCAGCTCAAGCCCCGGTACGGCCTGAAGACGTCGACGACCGCCTCGGAATCGGGCGGAGTCTCGGACAAGAACGCGGTTACGCGCTTCGGTGAGAACGGCCTCGACCCGGCTTACGGCTTGGCCACGTCCGGCCAGGCTGCCCCGTCCGGCGCGAACATCACCGGCGCGGTCTCCTATGAACCGCCAGGCACCGGCTACCTCCGCAAGACGGCCAAGACCAAGGCCACCGGCGCCAAGACCGGTTACAGCTACTACGGCGACACCGAGTCGCGGGTCAATCCCTGCGCGCCCGGGACCGCCGCCTTGAACCAGGGCGGACTGCCGAAGCTGACGACCTCGCCCGCGCCGGCGTCGGGGCCGGCACGAGTGGACGAGCAGGTCTATGACGCGTCCGGCCGGGTGGTCGCCGAATCGACCGGTGGTGCCTGGACCTGCACGGTCTACGACGCCCGCGACCGGCCGCTGCGCGAGACCGTGCCCGCGAGCGCGGACGCACCGGCACGGACCGTGACGCACGACTACGCGGTCGGCGGTGACCCGCTCACGAGTTCCATCTCCGACGAGAACGGCACCGTGACCACCACGGTGGACCTCCTCGGCCGGGTCGTCGCCTACACCGACGTCAACGGGGTTCGCACCACCACCGCCTATGACCAGGCAGGGCGGACGCTGAGCTCGACGCTGACCCCGCCGTCCACCGCGGACGCCGCTCGGACGATCTCGTTCGGCTACGACGACGCGGGCCGGGTCACCACGGAAAAGCTGGATGGCGTCGTGCTCGCCACCGTGGGCTTCGACGGTGCCGGCGAACTGTCCTCCGTCACGTACGGCAACGGCACGGCGTTGACCTCGATCACCAAGGACAACGCGGCGCGCCTCCTGGCCCTCGGCTGGCGAACGGCCGACGGCAAGGACGTCGTGTCGCAGGTGACCCGTACCGCCGCCGGCACCGTCACCGACGAGTCGCTGGGTGGGGTGGACGCCAGGCCGGACGGTTCGAACTATGGCTACGACACCGCAGGACGGCTCACCGAGGCCTACGTCACCGGTCACCACTACACCTACGACTTCACGTCACCGGCTTCGGCGACCTGCCCCACCGGCACGCAGGCCGACGCGGGTCTCAACACGAACCGGATGCGGCTGCTGGACCAGACCGCTGCGGGCACCGCCGAAACCCGATACTGCTACGACGCCGCCGACCGGCTTCTCGCCACCGAAGGTGCGACGGTGCTGTCGGAGTTCGCCTACGACACCGATGGCAATACCACGAGCTGGAAGGCTGTCGACGGGACTACGACGGCGCTGCGCTGGGACGGTTCCGACCGCAACATCGGGGTCAGCACCCGTGGGCCGGTCCCCGCGCTCGTCGCCGATGTCTCCTACACCCGCGACGCGACGAACCGGATCACCCGCCGCGACCCGCGTGACTGCGACAACAACACCGTCGTCCGGTACGGCTTCACCGGGGACGGCGACACGCCGGACCTCACTTTGAGCGCCGACAGCCGGCTCACCTCGGTGTCGCTGTCCTTGCCCGGTGGTGTGCACTTCACCGCGATGGGTGCTTCGGCGAGCTCGTACGACCACCCGTCGGTTCGCGGCGATCTGGTGATGACGACCGACGCGTCCGGGCACCGGGTCGGCGAGCTGCGGACGTTCGACCCGTTCGGGCAGCCGTTGCGGTCGAACGGGGCGGTCGACTCGCAAAACGTGCCCGACAACTCGCCGGGTTCGCTGGACTACGGCTGGCTCGGGCAGTACCAGCGTGGTTACGAGCACGCCGGCGGGCTTTCGATCGTGCAGATGGGAGCGCGCCCCTACAGTCCGCTGCTCGGCCGCTTCCTCTCCGTCGATCCGGTGGACGGTGGTTCCGCGAACGACTACGACTACACCGCCGGTGACCCGGTCAACGCGATGGACCTGGACGGCAACTCCTGGTTCAGTTCCATCGTTTCCGCGGTCACGAAGGTTGCCGAGGTGGTTTCCTGGGTTCCCGGTCCGATCGGTGCCGTGGCCAGTGGGGTCGCCGCGGTCGGAAACGTCATCCAGGGCAACTGGGCGGCCGCCGCGCAGTTCGCCGCGTCGGCTCTGACCGCCGGTGCCACCAAGTACATCGCCGCGGGTGTCGCTGCAGTGGGCTTCGCCGCGAAGATCGGTTTCAAGGCGGCGAAGATCGTTCGTACCGCTGCTGCGAGCAAAGGCATGGCCGGCGGTATCCGCGCCTGGCGTGTCACGTCGAGGATCGCGGGACGGGTCTGGGTCGGCCGGGGAGCCACCCGGGTCGGCCCAGGTGGAAAGTTCCTTTTGTCGAAGAACAAACTGCGGCAGTACCGTCCGCCGAGTTACAAGAAGAAGCTCGGCAAGTATCAGTCGAACTTCCAGTGGCGTGCTACCGACAAGGGTAAGTGGAAGAACAACTACCATGTCGACCACCGACGGTGGTGGTGA
- a CDS encoding dimethylarginine dimethylaminohydrolase family protein, whose protein sequence is MTHQRLLMCSARYFRIDYEINPYMHVGVQPDVEAAITEHENIVEAHLAAGRKIEFVDADPSCPDMTYTANAAVVRGKRAVLATLPPERAAETPHHRAWLEAHGFEVASTRYAFSGQGDALACGPVLLAAHGQRTDVRAFRTLARHLDYEIVPLRTTSSRWYDLDLAVAVIHPSVLAYHPLALDSRSLRTLRGLGVDLIEVAPAEAAAFALNLISDGRTVTMTSGAPRLAADLRSLGLAVTELATTELRKGGGGIRCTALTLDNPV, encoded by the coding sequence ATGACCCACCAACGGCTCCTGATGTGTTCCGCGCGGTACTTCCGCATCGACTACGAAATCAACCCGTACATGCACGTCGGCGTCCAGCCCGACGTCGAGGCCGCCATCACCGAACACGAGAACATCGTGGAGGCGCACCTGGCGGCGGGCCGCAAGATCGAGTTCGTGGACGCGGACCCGTCGTGCCCCGACATGACGTACACGGCCAACGCGGCGGTCGTCCGGGGAAAGCGTGCGGTGCTGGCGACGCTGCCTCCCGAGCGCGCGGCGGAGACCCCGCACCACCGGGCGTGGCTGGAGGCGCACGGGTTCGAGGTGGCTTCGACGCGCTACGCGTTCAGCGGCCAGGGAGACGCACTGGCGTGCGGGCCGGTGTTGCTGGCCGCCCACGGGCAGCGCACGGACGTCCGCGCGTTCCGGACCTTGGCGCGGCACCTGGACTACGAGATCGTCCCGCTCCGCACGACGAGTTCCCGGTGGTACGACCTGGATCTGGCGGTGGCGGTGATCCACCCGTCGGTCCTGGCTTACCACCCCCTCGCCTTGGACTCGCGGAGCTTGCGCACACTGCGCGGACTCGGCGTGGACCTGATCGAGGTGGCTCCCGCCGAGGCAGCGGCCTTCGCGCTGAACCTGATCAGCGACGGCCGGACGGTGACGATGACCTCGGGTGCCCCGCGGCTGGCGGCGGACCTGAGGTCGCTGGGGCTGGCGGTGACGGAGCTGGCCACGACGGAACTCCGCAAGGGCGGCGGAGGTATCCGCTGCACGGCGTTGACGCTGGACAACCCGGTCTGA